A single genomic interval of Candidatus Methylomirabilota bacterium harbors:
- a CDS encoding GNAT family N-acetyltransferase: MRATVDRPGLDSQGRSPLIKIRRVRKGDLSKVRDVIEQAFGDFFERQVGTRPRQVFGGAQYVHHRWLMEPWGCFVAEEGDGKIVGAAVAVMWGTIGVIGPVAVLTNYQNQDIGQQLLTACQEFFDENKATLQGLATYPYSPKHLILYQKFGYKPKGLVVVTSKTVDRNDLAAAKTAPRPGLAVRRYSTLEEARKKQVMQKIRRITNALWRGFDLAKEIEIVEGLTLGDTLLLEKGREVIGFAVCHLPPNSEAPHGSAYVKLLAIDSRHRKPEHLDSLLAGVEDLAAAGQLQRVVVPAYTYYWTAYQTLLQRGYHVDFTMVRMKRGKQEDYEDASDLVLDDWR, translated from the coding sequence ATGAGGGCGACCGTCGACCGACCTGGTCTCGACTCGCAGGGCCGCTCCCCGCTGATCAAGATCCGCCGCGTTCGCAAGGGCGATCTCTCGAAGGTCCGCGACGTCATCGAGCAGGCCTTCGGCGATTTCTTCGAGCGCCAGGTCGGCACGCGGCCGCGCCAGGTGTTCGGCGGCGCCCAGTACGTGCACCACCGGTGGCTGATGGAGCCGTGGGGCTGCTTCGTGGCCGAGGAGGGCGACGGCAAGATCGTCGGCGCCGCGGTGGCGGTGATGTGGGGCACGATCGGCGTCATCGGCCCGGTGGCGGTCCTCACCAACTACCAGAACCAGGACATCGGCCAGCAGCTGCTCACCGCCTGCCAGGAGTTCTTCGACGAGAACAAGGCGACGCTGCAGGGGCTCGCCACGTATCCGTACAGCCCCAAGCATCTGATCCTCTACCAGAAGTTCGGCTACAAGCCGAAGGGGCTCGTGGTGGTCACGAGCAAGACGGTCGATCGGAACGACCTCGCCGCCGCGAAGACGGCGCCGCGCCCGGGGCTCGCGGTGCGCCGCTACTCGACGCTGGAGGAGGCGCGCAAGAAGCAGGTGATGCAGAAGATCCGGCGCATCACCAACGCGCTCTGGCGCGGCTTCGACCTGGCCAAGGAGATCGAGATCGTCGAGGGCCTCACCCTGGGCGACACCCTGTTGCTCGAGAAGGGGCGCGAGGTCATCGGCTTCGCGGTCTGCCATCTCCCGCCCAACAGCGAGGCGCCGCACGGCAGCGCCTACGTCAAGCTGCTCGCCATCGACAGTCGTCACCGCAAGCCCGAGCACCTGGACAGCCTGCTCGCCGGGGTGGAGGATCTCGCCGCGGCGGGACAGCTGCAGCGGGTGGTGGTGCCGGCCTACACGTACTACTGGACCGCCTACCAGACGCTGCTCCAGCGCGGCTACCACGTCGACTTCACGATGGTGCGCATGAAGCGGGGCAAGCAGGAGGACTACGAAGACGCCAGCGACCTGGTGCTGGACGACTGGCGCTGA